The following coding sequences are from one Nicotiana tabacum cultivar K326 chromosome 1, ASM71507v2, whole genome shotgun sequence window:
- the LOC107782575 gene encoding uncharacterized protein LOC107782575, whose amino-acid sequence MDCHVLLSHAIMLGHVKVEVFEANKSSFICQHKLSPLCTRNLSNCSIFSSSLIQILFSTYQTSHRSRKFFPTSFFFLLKKMETSKWEEKRSMMEEEDDEEDEDVVEDNKRKRVLTRSGRKVPGGEGSKLPSCQIEDCTADMANAKTYHRRHKVCEFHAKAPAVLIGGLRQRFCQQCSRFHQLGEFDEAKRSCRRRLAGHNERRRKSSCDSPGEGSS is encoded by the exons ATGGATTGTCACGTTCTTCTCTCTCATGCAATAATGCTAGGTCACGTTAAAGTCGAAGTCTTTGAGGCCAATAAAAGTAGCTTCATCTGTCAACATAAACTTTCCCCATTATGTACGAGAAACCTATCAAATTGTAGTATCTTTAGCTCATCTTTAATCCAAATCCTGTTCTCCACTTACCAGACTTCACATAGAAGCAGAAAG TTTTTCCCAACTAGTTTTTTTTTCCTCCTCAAAAAGATGGAAACTAGCAAATGGGAAGAGAAGAGAAGCATGATGGAAGAGGAGGATGACGAGGAAGACGAAGATGTTGTAGAGGACAACAAAAGGAAGAGGGTcttgactcgctcgggaaggaAGGTACCTGGCGGAGAGGGTTCAAAGCTGCCTTCCTGTCAAATTGAGGACTGCACTGCAGATATGGCAAATGCCAAGACATACCATCGCCGCCACAAGGTCTGTGAATTTCATGCAAAGGCTCCGGCAGTACTTATTGGCGGACTCCGACAGCGTTTCTGTCAGCAATGCAGCAG GTTTCATCAGTTGGGGGAGTTCGATGAAGCAAAAAGAAGTTGCAGGAGACGTTTGGCAGGCCACAACGAACGCCGTCGTAAAAGTTCATGTGATTCTCCTGGAGAAGGGTCAAGTTAA